The following are encoded together in the Cicer arietinum cultivar CDC Frontier isolate Library 1 chromosome 2, Cicar.CDCFrontier_v2.0, whole genome shotgun sequence genome:
- the LOC101514414 gene encoding uncharacterized protein, with the protein MKESGIDQFPGFQIYSHRDELMFRNSMNRLQKRAPCPLQIIKPSVLSSTCSGKGSTSTSTSSSNSFNSFFTSKDPIPLLSPLVVLESTSIREENTVNSH; encoded by the coding sequence ATGAAGGAATCTGGAATTGATCAGTTTCCTGGTTTCCAGATTTACAGTCATAGGGATGAATTAATGTTCAGAAATTCAATGAATAGATTACAAAAGAGAGCTCCTTGTCCACTTCAGATAATAAAGCCTTCTGTCTTATCTTCTACTTGCAGTGGAAAAGGTTCAACTTCAACATCTACTTCATCTTCAAATTCATTCAATTCCTTCTTCACAAGTAAAGATCCAATACCTCTTCTTTCTCCTCTTGTGGTTCTTGAATCTACATCCATTAGAGAAGAAAACACTGTTAATTCCCATTGA
- the LOC101508719 gene encoding ACT domain-containing protein ACR4 isoform X3: MSFSSHYMDDEYEKLFRRMNPPRVVIDNEACKNATVIRVDSANKHGILLEVVQILTDLNLIITKAYISSDGGWFMDVFNVTDQDGNKVTDEAILDYIRKSLGPESCFPSPGRSVGVKQTMDHTAIELMGSDRPGLLSEVSAVLTNLKCNIVNAEVWTHNMRAAAVMHVNDEETGSAITDPQRLSLIKELLCNVLGGGNRKRGAKTVVTDDSTHTDRRLHQMMFADRDYERVDDDDFDEKQRPNVNVVNWSDKDYSVVTIESKDRPKLLFDTVCTLTDMQYVVFHANIDAEGPQAYQEYYIKHIDGSPVKSDAERQRVIQCLEAAIERRVSEGLKLEICTTDRVGLLSNVTRIFRENSLTVTRAEVTTKGGKAVNTFYVRGASGCVVDSKTIESIRQTIGNTILKVKGSPESVPQDSPTRSSIFSGLFKSRSFVNFGLVKSYS, from the exons ATGAGCTTCTCTTCTCACTACATGGATGATGAATATGAGAAACTCTTCAGGAGAATGAACCCTCCTAG GGTTGTAATTGATAATGAAGCCTGCAAGAATGCCACTGTTATAAGG gTTGATAGTGCAAACAAACATGGAATACTTCTAGAAGTTGTTCAAATCCTCACTGATTTAAATCTCATCATTACTAAGGCTTACATATCTTCTGATGGTGGATGGTTCATGGATg TTTTTAATGTAACTGACCAAGATGGAAACAAGGTCACAGATGAAGCCATTTTGGATTACATTAGAAAG TCTCTCGGTCCGGAATCATGCTTTCCATCGCCTGGGAGATCTGTCGGTGTTAAACAAACAATGGATCACACTGCGATAGAGCTAATGGGAAGTGATAGACCAGGGTTACTCTCGGAAGTGAGTGCGGTTCTTACCAACCTCAAATGCAACATAGTGAATGCCGAAGTTTGGACACATAACATGCGCGCAGCCGCTGTAATGCATGTTAATGACGAGGAAACTGGTTCTGCTATAACTGATCCTCAGAGGCTTTCACTAATCAAGGAGCTTCTATGCAATGTGCTTGGTGGTGGAAATAGGAAAAGGGGTGCTAAAACAGTTGTCACTGATGATTCCACGCATACCGATAGAAGGCTTCATCAGATGATGTTTGCTGATAGAGATTACGAACGTGTCGATGATGATGACTTTGATGAGAAGCAAAGACCAAATGTTAATGTTGTTAATTGGTCTGATAAAGATTATTCTGTTGTTACCATTGAATCGAAGGATAGGCCGAAACTTCTTTTCGACACTGTTTGTACTTTGACAGATATGCAATATGTCGTTTTTCATGCAAATATTGATGCTGAGGGGCCACAAGCATATCAG GAATATTACATCAAGCATATAGATGGTTCACCTGTAAAATCAGATGCGGAAAGACAAAGAGTGATACAATGTCTTGAAGCTGCAATTGAGAGAAGAGTTTCTGAG GGTTTGAAGCTTGAAATCTGCACCACCGACAGGGTTGGACTATTATCTAATGTCACACGTATCTTTAGAGAGAATAGTCTCACTGTTACAAGGGCAGAAGTAACAACCAAAGGTGGAAAAGCTGTTAACACTTTCTATGTTCGTGGAGCTTCTGGTTGTGTTGTTGATTCTAAGACAATTGAATCCATAAGGCAAACAATTGGAAACACAATACTAAAAGTAAAGGGTAGTCCTGAATCTGTACCTCAAGATTCTCCTACAAGATCATCTATCTTTAGTGGACTTTTCAAGTCTAGATCATTTGTTAACTTTGGATTGGTTAAGTCTTACTCTTGA
- the LOC101508719 gene encoding ACT domain-containing protein ACR4 isoform X1, producing the protein MAFISEVNMSFSSHYMDDEYEKLFRRMNPPRVVIDNEACKNATVIRVDSANKHGILLEVVQILTDLNLIITKAYISSDGGWFMDVFNVTDQDGNKVTDEAILDYIRKSLGPESCFPSPGRSVGVKQTMDHTAIELMGSDRPGLLSEVSAVLTNLKCNIVNAEVWTHNMRAAAVMHVNDEETGSAITDPQRLSLIKELLCNVLGGGNRKRGAKTVVTDDSTHTDRRLHQMMFADRDYERVDDDDFDEKQRPNVNVVNWSDKDYSVVTIESKDRPKLLFDTVCTLTDMQYVVFHANIDAEGPQAYQEYYIKHIDGSPVKSDAERQRVIQCLEAAIERRVSEGLKLEICTTDRVGLLSNVTRIFRENSLTVTRAEVTTKGGKAVNTFYVRGASGCVVDSKTIESIRQTIGNTILKVKGSPESVPQDSPTRSSIFSGLFKSRSFVNFGLVKSYS; encoded by the exons ATGG CTTTTATTTCTGAGGTCAACATGAGCTTCTCTTCTCACTACATGGATGATGAATATGAGAAACTCTTCAGGAGAATGAACCCTCCTAG GGTTGTAATTGATAATGAAGCCTGCAAGAATGCCACTGTTATAAGG gTTGATAGTGCAAACAAACATGGAATACTTCTAGAAGTTGTTCAAATCCTCACTGATTTAAATCTCATCATTACTAAGGCTTACATATCTTCTGATGGTGGATGGTTCATGGATg TTTTTAATGTAACTGACCAAGATGGAAACAAGGTCACAGATGAAGCCATTTTGGATTACATTAGAAAG TCTCTCGGTCCGGAATCATGCTTTCCATCGCCTGGGAGATCTGTCGGTGTTAAACAAACAATGGATCACACTGCGATAGAGCTAATGGGAAGTGATAGACCAGGGTTACTCTCGGAAGTGAGTGCGGTTCTTACCAACCTCAAATGCAACATAGTGAATGCCGAAGTTTGGACACATAACATGCGCGCAGCCGCTGTAATGCATGTTAATGACGAGGAAACTGGTTCTGCTATAACTGATCCTCAGAGGCTTTCACTAATCAAGGAGCTTCTATGCAATGTGCTTGGTGGTGGAAATAGGAAAAGGGGTGCTAAAACAGTTGTCACTGATGATTCCACGCATACCGATAGAAGGCTTCATCAGATGATGTTTGCTGATAGAGATTACGAACGTGTCGATGATGATGACTTTGATGAGAAGCAAAGACCAAATGTTAATGTTGTTAATTGGTCTGATAAAGATTATTCTGTTGTTACCATTGAATCGAAGGATAGGCCGAAACTTCTTTTCGACACTGTTTGTACTTTGACAGATATGCAATATGTCGTTTTTCATGCAAATATTGATGCTGAGGGGCCACAAGCATATCAG GAATATTACATCAAGCATATAGATGGTTCACCTGTAAAATCAGATGCGGAAAGACAAAGAGTGATACAATGTCTTGAAGCTGCAATTGAGAGAAGAGTTTCTGAG GGTTTGAAGCTTGAAATCTGCACCACCGACAGGGTTGGACTATTATCTAATGTCACACGTATCTTTAGAGAGAATAGTCTCACTGTTACAAGGGCAGAAGTAACAACCAAAGGTGGAAAAGCTGTTAACACTTTCTATGTTCGTGGAGCTTCTGGTTGTGTTGTTGATTCTAAGACAATTGAATCCATAAGGCAAACAATTGGAAACACAATACTAAAAGTAAAGGGTAGTCCTGAATCTGTACCTCAAGATTCTCCTACAAGATCATCTATCTTTAGTGGACTTTTCAAGTCTAGATCATTTGTTAACTTTGGATTGGTTAAGTCTTACTCTTGA
- the LOC101508719 gene encoding ACT domain-containing protein ACR4 isoform X2: MSFISEVNMSFSSHYMDDEYEKLFRRMNPPRVVIDNEACKNATVIRVDSANKHGILLEVVQILTDLNLIITKAYISSDGGWFMDVFNVTDQDGNKVTDEAILDYIRKSLGPESCFPSPGRSVGVKQTMDHTAIELMGSDRPGLLSEVSAVLTNLKCNIVNAEVWTHNMRAAAVMHVNDEETGSAITDPQRLSLIKELLCNVLGGGNRKRGAKTVVTDDSTHTDRRLHQMMFADRDYERVDDDDFDEKQRPNVNVVNWSDKDYSVVTIESKDRPKLLFDTVCTLTDMQYVVFHANIDAEGPQAYQEYYIKHIDGSPVKSDAERQRVIQCLEAAIERRVSEGLKLEICTTDRVGLLSNVTRIFRENSLTVTRAEVTTKGGKAVNTFYVRGASGCVVDSKTIESIRQTIGNTILKVKGSPESVPQDSPTRSSIFSGLFKSRSFVNFGLVKSYS, encoded by the exons atgt CTTTTATTTCTGAGGTCAACATGAGCTTCTCTTCTCACTACATGGATGATGAATATGAGAAACTCTTCAGGAGAATGAACCCTCCTAG GGTTGTAATTGATAATGAAGCCTGCAAGAATGCCACTGTTATAAGG gTTGATAGTGCAAACAAACATGGAATACTTCTAGAAGTTGTTCAAATCCTCACTGATTTAAATCTCATCATTACTAAGGCTTACATATCTTCTGATGGTGGATGGTTCATGGATg TTTTTAATGTAACTGACCAAGATGGAAACAAGGTCACAGATGAAGCCATTTTGGATTACATTAGAAAG TCTCTCGGTCCGGAATCATGCTTTCCATCGCCTGGGAGATCTGTCGGTGTTAAACAAACAATGGATCACACTGCGATAGAGCTAATGGGAAGTGATAGACCAGGGTTACTCTCGGAAGTGAGTGCGGTTCTTACCAACCTCAAATGCAACATAGTGAATGCCGAAGTTTGGACACATAACATGCGCGCAGCCGCTGTAATGCATGTTAATGACGAGGAAACTGGTTCTGCTATAACTGATCCTCAGAGGCTTTCACTAATCAAGGAGCTTCTATGCAATGTGCTTGGTGGTGGAAATAGGAAAAGGGGTGCTAAAACAGTTGTCACTGATGATTCCACGCATACCGATAGAAGGCTTCATCAGATGATGTTTGCTGATAGAGATTACGAACGTGTCGATGATGATGACTTTGATGAGAAGCAAAGACCAAATGTTAATGTTGTTAATTGGTCTGATAAAGATTATTCTGTTGTTACCATTGAATCGAAGGATAGGCCGAAACTTCTTTTCGACACTGTTTGTACTTTGACAGATATGCAATATGTCGTTTTTCATGCAAATATTGATGCTGAGGGGCCACAAGCATATCAG GAATATTACATCAAGCATATAGATGGTTCACCTGTAAAATCAGATGCGGAAAGACAAAGAGTGATACAATGTCTTGAAGCTGCAATTGAGAGAAGAGTTTCTGAG GGTTTGAAGCTTGAAATCTGCACCACCGACAGGGTTGGACTATTATCTAATGTCACACGTATCTTTAGAGAGAATAGTCTCACTGTTACAAGGGCAGAAGTAACAACCAAAGGTGGAAAAGCTGTTAACACTTTCTATGTTCGTGGAGCTTCTGGTTGTGTTGTTGATTCTAAGACAATTGAATCCATAAGGCAAACAATTGGAAACACAATACTAAAAGTAAAGGGTAGTCCTGAATCTGTACCTCAAGATTCTCCTACAAGATCATCTATCTTTAGTGGACTTTTCAAGTCTAGATCATTTGTTAACTTTGGATTGGTTAAGTCTTACTCTTGA